From the Amycolatopsis thermoflava N1165 genome, one window contains:
- a CDS encoding CoA-acylating methylmalonate-semialdehyde dehydrogenase, producing the protein MTPRISHWIDGKPWAGVPDRTGEVFDPATGEVRARVDFAGGGQVDEAVSAAARAFPGWRDTSLAARSRVLFRFRELLTERKDELAAIITAEHGKVLSDAAGEIARAIENVEYACGAPQMLKGGFSENASTGVDVYSIAQPLGVVGVISPFNFPAMVPLWFVPNALACGNTVVLKPSEKDPSASLFIAELFAEAGLPDGALNVLHGDKVAVDGLLTHPVVKAISFVGSTPIARYVYETGTAHGKRVQALGGAKNHMVVLPDADLDLAADAAVSAGFGSAGERCMAVSVVVAVDPVGDELVSKIASRMGSLTVGDGRSPDSEMGPLVTAAHRDRVQSYVEAGVSAGASLVVDGRSVSVPGGGFWLGPTLFDQVRTDMSIYTDEIFGPVLSVVRAGSYDHALALVNANAYGNGTAIFTNDGRAARRFQNEVEVGMVGLNVPIPVPVGYYSFGGWKDSLFGDSHAYGPEGFHFFTRTKVVTSRWPDPSQGGVNLGFPRNS; encoded by the coding sequence GTGACGCCGCGGATCAGCCACTGGATCGACGGCAAGCCGTGGGCTGGGGTTCCGGACCGGACCGGGGAGGTGTTCGACCCCGCCACCGGTGAAGTGCGCGCGCGCGTGGACTTCGCCGGTGGCGGGCAGGTGGACGAGGCCGTGTCGGCGGCCGCGCGCGCCTTCCCCGGCTGGCGGGACACCTCGCTCGCGGCGCGGTCGCGGGTGCTGTTCCGCTTCCGCGAGCTGCTCACCGAGCGCAAGGATGAGCTGGCGGCGATCATCACCGCGGAACACGGCAAGGTCCTCTCCGACGCGGCCGGTGAGATCGCCCGCGCCATCGAGAACGTCGAGTACGCCTGCGGCGCGCCGCAGATGCTCAAGGGCGGGTTCAGCGAGAACGCCTCCACCGGCGTGGACGTGTACTCGATCGCGCAGCCGCTCGGCGTGGTCGGGGTGATCTCGCCGTTCAACTTCCCGGCGATGGTGCCGCTGTGGTTCGTGCCCAACGCGCTGGCCTGCGGCAACACGGTCGTGCTCAAGCCGAGCGAGAAGGACCCGTCGGCGTCGCTGTTCATCGCCGAGCTGTTCGCCGAGGCCGGGTTGCCGGACGGGGCGCTCAACGTGCTGCACGGGGACAAGGTCGCGGTCGACGGGCTGCTGACCCATCCGGTGGTGAAGGCGATCTCGTTCGTCGGATCGACGCCGATCGCGCGGTACGTGTACGAGACGGGCACCGCGCACGGCAAGCGGGTGCAGGCGCTGGGCGGAGCGAAGAACCACATGGTCGTGCTGCCCGACGCCGACCTCGACCTCGCCGCGGACGCCGCCGTGTCGGCCGGGTTCGGATCGGCGGGGGAGCGGTGCATGGCGGTGTCCGTGGTGGTCGCCGTGGATCCGGTCGGCGACGAGCTGGTGTCGAAGATCGCGTCCCGGATGGGCTCGCTGACGGTCGGCGACGGGCGGTCGCCGGACTCGGAGATGGGCCCGCTGGTGACGGCGGCGCACCGCGACCGGGTGCAGTCCTATGTGGAGGCCGGGGTGTCGGCGGGGGCGTCGCTCGTGGTGGACGGCCGGTCGGTTTCGGTGCCCGGCGGCGGGTTCTGGCTCGGGCCGACGCTGTTCGACCAGGTGCGCACCGACATGTCGATCTACACGGACGAGATCTTCGGCCCGGTGCTGTCGGTCGTCCGGGCCGGCAGCTACGACCACGCGCTGGCGCTGGTGAACGCCAACGCCTACGGCAACGGGACGGCGATCTTCACCAACGACGGCCGCGCCGCGCGGCGGTTCCAGAACGAGGTCGAGGTCGGGATGGTCGGGCTCAACGTGCCCATCCCGGTGCCCGTCGGGTACTACTCGTTCGGCGGCTGGAAGGACTCCCTTTTCGGCGACAGCCACGCCTACGGGCCGGAAGGGTTCCACTTCTTCACCCGGACCAAGGTCGTCACGTCGCGCTGGCCGGACCCCTCGCAGGGCGGGGTGAACTTGGGCTTCCCGCGCAACTCCTGA
- a CDS encoding NCS1 family nucleobase:cation symporter-1, protein MEPTSQITRPDGRVDLSDTAPIRGSRFFNDELAPVPVEKRTWSTYNYFALWMGMAHNIPSYALAASLIALGMNWLQALITITLGNLIVLVPMLLNSHAGTKYGIPFPVFARAFYGIRGANLAALLRAFIACGWFGIQTWVGGEAIYILVGKLTGSGWRNAAEVGGQPWTLWLSFGVFWVVQMLIIWRGMEAVRRFENWTAPLVSVGFLILLAYVLIKAGGLGPILSEPAKLGWGTGFWKIFAPSLMAMIAFWSTLSLNMPDFTRFGGSQRKQARGQVLGLPTTMTFIAIVAILTTSGGQVLYGEAIWDPAQLADRFSSPALVVVALIALVLATISANLAANVVSPSYDFSNAFPKRITFAVGGLITGVIGVVIMPWKLYSDPDIYIFAWLGFYGGVLGAVAGVLVAGYWVVKRTNLDLAGLYAEGGRYWFRAGWNWRALVATAVGGVLAVGGAYTAPGSQGPFPADGLIPFLKPVYDYSWVAGLAGAFVVYLALSWAHRQPKEETREQSGPSRVGTAAVDG, encoded by the coding sequence ATGGAACCCACCTCGCAGATCACGCGACCGGACGGCCGGGTGGATCTCAGCGACACCGCGCCGATCCGGGGTAGCCGGTTCTTCAACGACGAGCTCGCTCCGGTGCCCGTCGAAAAACGCACCTGGAGCACCTACAACTATTTCGCCCTGTGGATGGGAATGGCGCACAACATTCCCAGCTACGCGCTCGCCGCGTCGTTGATCGCGCTGGGGATGAACTGGCTCCAGGCGCTCATCACGATCACCCTGGGCAATCTGATCGTGCTCGTTCCCATGTTGCTCAACAGCCACGCCGGCACCAAGTACGGAATCCCGTTCCCGGTGTTCGCGCGTGCCTTCTACGGAATCCGGGGCGCGAACCTGGCCGCGCTGCTCCGGGCGTTCATCGCGTGCGGCTGGTTCGGCATCCAGACCTGGGTCGGCGGCGAGGCGATCTACATCCTGGTCGGCAAGCTCACCGGGTCGGGGTGGCGCAACGCGGCCGAGGTGGGCGGCCAGCCGTGGACGCTGTGGCTGTCGTTCGGCGTCTTCTGGGTGGTCCAGATGCTGATCATCTGGCGCGGCATGGAGGCGGTGCGGCGGTTCGAGAACTGGACCGCGCCGCTGGTGTCGGTCGGGTTCCTGATCCTGCTCGCCTACGTGCTCATCAAGGCCGGCGGCCTCGGCCCGATCCTGTCCGAACCGGCGAAGCTCGGCTGGGGCACCGGCTTCTGGAAGATCTTCGCGCCGTCGCTGATGGCGATGATCGCGTTCTGGTCGACGCTGTCGCTGAACATGCCGGACTTCACCCGCTTCGGCGGCAGCCAGCGCAAACAGGCCCGCGGCCAGGTGCTCGGCCTGCCGACCACGATGACGTTCATCGCGATCGTGGCGATCCTGACCACCTCCGGCGGCCAGGTGCTCTACGGCGAGGCGATCTGGGACCCGGCGCAGCTGGCCGACCGGTTCTCCAGCCCGGCGCTGGTGGTGGTCGCGCTGATCGCGCTGGTGCTCGCCACGATCTCGGCGAACCTCGCGGCGAACGTGGTCAGCCCGTCCTACGACTTCTCCAACGCCTTCCCCAAGCGCATCACCTTCGCCGTCGGCGGCCTGATCACCGGCGTGATCGGCGTGGTGATCATGCCGTGGAAGCTCTACTCCGACCCCGACATCTACATCTTCGCCTGGCTTGGCTTCTACGGCGGCGTGCTCGGCGCGGTCGCCGGGGTGCTGGTGGCCGGGTACTGGGTCGTCAAGCGCACCAACCTGGACCTGGCCGGGCTCTACGCCGAGGGCGGGCGGTACTGGTTCCGCGCCGGGTGGAACTGGCGCGCGCTGGTGGCGACGGCCGTGGGCGGGGTGCTCGCGGTCGGCGGCGCCTACACCGCGCCGGGTTCGCAGGGTCCATTCCCCGCCGACGGGCTGATCCCGTTCCTCAAGCCCGTCTACGACTACAGCTGGGTGGCCGGTCTGGCCGGCGCCTTCGTCGTCTACCTCGCGCTGTCCTGGGCGCACCGTCAACCGAAGGAGGAAACCCGTGAGCAATCTGGTCCGAGCCGCGTTGGTACAGCAGCGGTGGACGGGTGA
- a CDS encoding SSI family serine proteinase inhibitor, with protein sequence MPFSALLPAAASVLALAAPPAQTPAASLMLSLQDGAGRVVTVSLDCHPAGGSHPGKTKACATLTTVDGDIERIPGEATVCPMIYSPTTATAKGHWRGKPVVYTHTFGNKCAAAAESGGVFEF encoded by the coding sequence ATGCCTTTTTCCGCCCTACTCCCCGCCGCGGCGTCGGTGCTGGCCCTGGCCGCCCCGCCCGCCCAGACCCCCGCGGCCAGCCTGATGCTCTCCCTGCAGGACGGCGCGGGCCGGGTCGTCACCGTGAGCCTGGACTGCCACCCGGCGGGCGGCAGCCACCCCGGCAAGACCAAGGCCTGCGCCACGCTGACCACTGTGGACGGCGACATCGAGCGCATCCCCGGCGAGGCGACGGTGTGCCCGATGATCTACAGCCCGACCACGGCCACCGCCAAGGGCCACTGGCGCGGCAAGCCGGTGGTGTACACCCACACCTTCGGCAACAAGTGCGCCGCGGCCGCCGAGTCCGGCGGGGTCTTCGAATTCTGA
- a CDS encoding nitrilase-related carbon-nitrogen hydrolase, translated as MSNLVRAALVQQRWTGDKDSMIAGAVDAIGTAASQGAQVVCLQELFYGPYFCQVQDADYYSYTEGIPDGPTTKLLQEVAERHGIVIVAPMYEEEQAGVYYNTAAVIDADGKYLGKYRKNHIPQVKGFWEKFYFRPGNTGYPVFDTAVGRIGVYICYDRHFPEGWRALGLAGAKIVFNPSATSRGLSQYLWRLEQPAAAVANEYYVGAINRVGVEPLGDNDFYGQTYFVDPRGELVGDAASDTEDEVVVRDLDMDKLGEVRDLWQFYRDRRPDSYDSIVAP; from the coding sequence GTGAGCAATCTGGTCCGAGCCGCGTTGGTACAGCAGCGGTGGACGGGTGACAAGGACTCGATGATCGCCGGCGCGGTCGACGCGATCGGCACCGCCGCCTCCCAGGGCGCGCAGGTCGTGTGCCTGCAGGAGCTGTTCTACGGGCCGTACTTCTGCCAGGTGCAGGACGCCGACTACTACTCCTACACCGAGGGCATCCCGGACGGCCCGACGACCAAGCTGCTGCAGGAGGTCGCCGAGCGGCACGGCATCGTGATCGTGGCGCCGATGTACGAGGAGGAGCAGGCCGGCGTCTACTACAACACCGCCGCCGTGATCGACGCCGACGGCAAGTACCTGGGCAAGTACCGCAAGAACCACATCCCGCAGGTCAAGGGCTTCTGGGAGAAGTTCTACTTCCGGCCCGGCAACACCGGCTACCCGGTGTTCGACACCGCGGTCGGCCGCATCGGCGTCTACATCTGCTACGACCGGCACTTCCCGGAGGGCTGGCGCGCGCTGGGCCTGGCCGGGGCGAAGATCGTGTTCAACCCGTCGGCGACCAGCCGCGGCCTGTCGCAGTACCTGTGGCGGCTGGAGCAGCCCGCCGCGGCCGTGGCGAACGAGTACTACGTCGGCGCGATCAACCGGGTCGGCGTGGAACCGCTGGGCGACAACGACTTCTACGGCCAGACCTACTTCGTCGACCCGCGCGGCGAACTGGTCGGCGACGCCGCATCCGACACCGAGGACGAGGTCGTGGTGCGGGACCTGGACATGGACAAGCTGGGTGAGGTCCGGGACCTGTGGCAGTTCTACCGCGACCGCCGCCCGGACTCCTACGACTCGATCGTGGCGCCCTGA
- a CDS encoding alpha/beta hydrolase produces MTTSTPYGPPPAFDPEAAAMLDVIAEQVPPAILPDMIPAMREGMGARLLSDDELSQDGRIELVDRRVSDEVSVVVGRPTGLRTPAPGIYWIHGGGMVVGTNRVGLDEPLAWALELGLVVVSVEYRLAPEHPHPVPVEDCYAGLRWTREHAAELGIDPSRLVVAGGSAGGGLSAAVALMARDRGGPRLTGQLLVAPMLDDRNETPSTHQMKGLGVWDRTSNDTGWTALLGSARGGPDVSPYAAPARATDLSGLPPAFIDVGSAESFRDEDVDYARRIWLAGGSAELHVWPGGYHGFDSFAPQAEISRAAKAARLRWLRRILAE; encoded by the coding sequence ATGACCACCAGCACCCCGTACGGCCCGCCACCGGCGTTCGACCCCGAAGCCGCGGCCATGCTCGACGTCATCGCCGAGCAGGTCCCGCCCGCGATCCTGCCGGACATGATCCCCGCGATGCGCGAGGGCATGGGCGCACGCCTGCTCTCCGACGACGAGCTGAGCCAGGACGGGCGCATCGAACTGGTGGACCGGCGGGTGTCGGACGAGGTGTCCGTGGTCGTCGGCCGCCCCACCGGGCTGCGCACACCCGCGCCCGGGATCTACTGGATCCACGGCGGCGGCATGGTCGTGGGCACCAACCGCGTCGGGCTCGACGAGCCGCTGGCCTGGGCGCTCGAGCTGGGGCTGGTCGTGGTGTCGGTGGAGTACCGGCTGGCGCCCGAGCACCCGCACCCGGTGCCGGTCGAGGACTGCTACGCCGGGCTGCGGTGGACCCGCGAGCACGCCGCCGAGCTGGGCATCGACCCGTCCCGGCTGGTCGTGGCCGGGGGCAGCGCGGGTGGTGGGCTGAGCGCGGCCGTCGCACTGATGGCCCGGGACCGCGGCGGACCGCGGCTGACGGGGCAGTTGCTGGTCGCGCCCATGCTGGACGACCGCAACGAGACCCCGTCGACGCACCAGATGAAGGGGCTCGGCGTGTGGGACCGCACGTCGAACGACACCGGCTGGACGGCGCTGCTGGGCTCGGCGCGCGGCGGCCCGGACGTCTCGCCCTACGCCGCCCCGGCGCGGGCCACCGACCTGTCCGGGCTGCCGCCTGCGTTCATCGACGTCGGCTCGGCGGAGTCCTTCCGCGACGAGGACGTCGACTACGCGCGGCGGATCTGGCTGGCGGGCGGGTCCGCCGAGCTGCACGTGTGGCCGGGCGGCTACCACGGGTTCGACTCGTTCGCGCCGCAGGCGGAGATCTCCCGGGCCGCGAAGGCCGCGCGGTTGCGGTGGCTGCGGCGGATCCTCGCCGAGTGA
- the hydA gene encoding dihydropyrimidinase: MRTLIKGGTVLSTTGASRADVLVEGETIAAVAAPGLFDTADEVIDATGKYVLPGGIDAHTHMEMPFGGTFSHDTFETGTTAAAWGGTTTIIDFAVQPKGSTLQPTLDKWHEKADGNCAVDYGFHMILSDVNDTTLKEMEACIDAGVSSFKMFMAYPGVFYSTDGEILRAMQQARQTGATIMMHAENGIAIDQLVAQALAEGKGDPVQHGLTRPPELEGEATSRAIRLAQVTGAPLYIVHLSASQALAAVAEARNTGQNVFAETCPQYLYLSIEDLAKPDFEGAKYVASPPLREKWHQGDLWRGLRTNDLSVVSTDHCPFCFKDQKELGRGDFSKIPNGMPGVEHRMDLLHQGVVAGEISLGRWVEACSTTPARMFGLYPRKGVIAPGSDADIVVYDPAAKQTLSAETHHMNVDYSAYEGFEITGKVETVLSRGRVIVSPSGFTGSAGHGKFLSRDLCQYLN; the protein is encoded by the coding sequence ATGCGCACGCTGATCAAGGGCGGCACCGTGCTGTCCACCACCGGGGCGAGCCGCGCGGACGTGCTTGTCGAGGGCGAGACGATCGCCGCGGTCGCCGCGCCGGGGCTGTTCGACACCGCCGACGAGGTGATCGACGCGACCGGGAAGTACGTGCTGCCCGGCGGGATCGACGCCCACACCCACATGGAGATGCCGTTCGGCGGCACGTTCTCGCACGACACCTTCGAAACCGGCACCACCGCGGCCGCGTGGGGCGGCACCACCACGATCATCGATTTCGCGGTGCAGCCCAAGGGTTCCACGCTGCAGCCGACGCTGGACAAGTGGCACGAGAAGGCCGACGGCAACTGCGCCGTGGACTACGGGTTCCACATGATCCTGTCCGACGTCAACGACACCACGCTGAAGGAGATGGAGGCCTGCATCGACGCCGGGGTGTCCAGCTTCAAGATGTTCATGGCCTACCCGGGCGTGTTCTACTCCACCGACGGCGAGATCCTGCGCGCGATGCAGCAGGCGAGGCAGACCGGCGCCACGATCATGATGCACGCGGAGAACGGCATCGCGATCGACCAGCTGGTCGCGCAAGCGCTCGCCGAAGGCAAGGGCGATCCGGTGCAGCACGGGCTGACCCGGCCGCCGGAGCTGGAGGGCGAGGCGACGTCGCGGGCGATCCGGCTCGCGCAGGTGACCGGCGCGCCGCTCTACATCGTGCACCTGTCGGCGTCGCAAGCGCTTGCGGCCGTCGCGGAAGCGCGGAACACGGGGCAGAACGTGTTCGCCGAGACCTGCCCGCAGTACCTCTACCTGTCCATCGAGGACCTGGCCAAGCCGGACTTCGAGGGCGCGAAGTACGTCGCTTCCCCGCCGCTGCGGGAGAAGTGGCACCAGGGCGACCTGTGGCGCGGGCTGCGCACGAACGACCTGAGCGTGGTGTCGACCGACCATTGCCCGTTCTGCTTCAAGGACCAGAAGGAGCTCGGCCGCGGGGACTTCTCGAAGATCCCCAACGGCATGCCGGGTGTCGAGCACCGGATGGACCTGCTGCACCAGGGTGTGGTGGCCGGCGAGATCTCGCTGGGCCGCTGGGTGGAGGCGTGCTCGACCACCCCGGCGCGCATGTTCGGCCTGTACCCGCGCAAGGGCGTGATCGCGCCCGGCTCGGACGCCGACATCGTGGTCTACGACCCGGCGGCGAAGCAGACCCTCTCGGCCGAGACGCACCACATGAACGTGGATTACTCGGCGTACGAGGGCTTCGAGATCACCGGGAAGGTCGAGACCGTGCTCTCGCGTGGCCGCGTGATCGTGTCGCCGTCCGGGTTCACCGGCAGCGCCGGGCACGGGAAGTTCCTGTCCCGGGACCTGTGCCAGTACCTGAACTAG
- a CDS encoding aspartate aminotransferase family protein codes for MSESELLARHRAVLPNWLALYYDEPLEIVRAQGRRVTDSSGTTYLDFFAGILTNAIGYDVAEISDAIRAQVDSGVLHTSTLYLIRKQVELAEQIAQLSGIPDAKVFFTNSGTEANETALMLATQYRRSNQVLAMRNSYHGRAFATIGITGNRGWSASSLSPVKVSYVQGGYRYRDAFRNLSDADYVRACTDDLRDVLETTTSGDVAALIAEPIQGVGGFNVPPDGLFAAFKEVLDEYGILLISDEVQTGWGRTGEHFWGIQAHGVTPDAMTFAKGLGNGLAIGGVVARGELMDSITANSISTFGGNPVSTAGAKATLDYLLSHDLQGNAAKQGARLLTGLRDIAERYDVVGDVRGKGLMIGVELVEPDGAPSPESARLVLEETRARGLLVGKGGLHGNVIRLAPPMTLTDDETGEALEILRESIAAVQEARK; via the coding sequence ATGAGCGAATCGGAGCTGCTGGCCCGGCACCGGGCGGTCCTGCCGAACTGGCTGGCCCTGTACTACGACGAGCCCCTGGAGATCGTGCGAGCGCAGGGGAGGCGGGTCACCGATTCCTCCGGCACCACCTATCTGGACTTCTTCGCCGGCATCCTCACCAACGCCATCGGCTACGACGTCGCCGAGATCTCCGACGCCATCCGCGCCCAGGTCGACTCCGGGGTCCTGCACACCTCGACGCTGTACCTGATCCGCAAGCAGGTCGAGCTCGCCGAGCAGATCGCCCAGCTGAGCGGCATCCCGGACGCCAAGGTGTTCTTCACCAACTCCGGCACCGAGGCCAACGAGACCGCGCTGATGCTCGCGACGCAGTACCGCCGCTCCAACCAGGTGCTCGCGATGCGCAACAGCTACCACGGCCGGGCGTTCGCCACGATCGGCATCACCGGCAACCGCGGCTGGTCCGCCAGCTCGCTCTCGCCCGTCAAGGTCTCCTACGTCCAGGGCGGCTACCGCTACCGGGACGCGTTCCGGAACCTGTCCGACGCCGACTACGTGCGCGCCTGCACCGACGACCTGCGGGACGTCCTGGAGACCACCACCTCGGGCGACGTGGCCGCGTTGATCGCCGAGCCGATCCAGGGCGTGGGCGGGTTCAACGTGCCGCCGGACGGGCTGTTCGCCGCCTTCAAGGAGGTCCTCGACGAGTACGGCATCCTGCTGATCTCCGACGAGGTCCAGACCGGCTGGGGCCGCACCGGTGAGCACTTCTGGGGCATCCAGGCGCACGGCGTCACGCCGGACGCGATGACGTTCGCCAAGGGCCTCGGCAACGGGCTGGCGATCGGCGGGGTCGTCGCGCGCGGCGAGCTGATGGACTCCATCACCGCGAACTCGATCTCGACCTTCGGCGGCAACCCGGTGTCCACCGCGGGCGCGAAGGCGACGCTGGACTACCTGCTCAGCCACGACCTGCAGGGCAACGCGGCGAAGCAGGGCGCGCGGCTGCTGACCGGGCTGCGCGACATCGCCGAGCGCTACGACGTCGTCGGCGACGTGCGCGGCAAGGGACTGATGATCGGCGTCGAGCTGGTCGAGCCGGACGGGGCGCCGAGCCCGGAGTCCGCGCGGCTGGTGCTGGAGGAGACGCGCGCCCGTGGTCTGCTGGTCGGCAAGGGCGGGCTGCACGGCAACGTGATCCGGCTGGCGCCGCCGATGACCCTGACCGACGACGAGACCGGCGAGGCGCTCGAAATCCTGCGGGAGTCGATCGCCGCCGTGCAGGAGGCGCGGAAGTGA
- a CDS encoding PucR family transcriptional regulator, with protein sequence MYPTVADVLALPVLRHGRPKVVAGGQKLDTRVRWVHVAEVADIGHLLKGGELVLTTGIALPDDAAQLAKYVDGLAEAGVAGLVVELVRHWSDALPRALVDAAARHELPLITLSRETRYVAVTEAVNGLIVDAQVAELRAAEHVHQVFTQLTVAGAEPAEVLREVARMTESPVVLETLAHEVLAYDSAGADPAELLTGWPSRSRTVHLGERTGYHADAGWLVTVVGARGHDWGRLVVVCDEPPPDRHVVVAERAASALAVHRLVAREADSLERQAHRAVLAELMTSPAPSTELLARAAALGSPLSGRLVGVAVRPRMTASQRQAASAPTVLRDLAETVSLATRRAKVSALVAVVDDVSVRALLSLSPQANVDAVLRRLSAELRARPTSVPVVLAVGTVVDSAADARRSLVEAAHVAAAALRSDTDREVHRLQDVRLRGLLHLLADDERVRAFAERELGPLLSRDAASGTRLVQALRHYCEHGGNKSAAAAAAHTSRTAYYQQLARIEQVLGVPLEDPESMLSLYLALLAHDLFDDHPNR encoded by the coding sequence TTGTACCCGACGGTCGCGGACGTGCTGGCCCTGCCGGTGCTGCGGCACGGCCGCCCGAAGGTCGTGGCAGGCGGGCAGAAGCTGGACACCCGCGTGCGCTGGGTGCACGTCGCCGAGGTCGCCGACATCGGGCACCTGCTCAAGGGCGGCGAGCTGGTCCTCACCACCGGGATCGCGCTGCCGGACGACGCCGCGCAGCTGGCGAAGTACGTGGACGGGCTCGCCGAGGCCGGGGTCGCCGGGCTGGTGGTCGAGCTGGTCCGGCACTGGAGCGACGCGCTGCCGCGGGCGCTGGTCGACGCGGCCGCGCGGCACGAGCTGCCGTTGATCACGCTGTCCCGCGAGACGCGGTACGTCGCGGTCACCGAGGCGGTGAACGGGCTGATCGTGGACGCCCAGGTCGCCGAGCTGCGCGCCGCCGAACACGTGCACCAGGTGTTCACGCAGCTCACCGTCGCGGGAGCGGAACCGGCCGAGGTGCTGCGCGAGGTCGCGCGCATGACCGAGTCGCCGGTGGTGCTGGAGACCCTGGCCCACGAGGTGCTCGCCTACGACTCCGCGGGCGCCGATCCGGCCGAGCTGCTGACCGGCTGGCCGTCCCGCTCCCGCACCGTGCACCTGGGCGAGCGCACCGGCTACCACGCCGACGCCGGCTGGCTGGTCACCGTCGTCGGCGCGCGCGGGCACGACTGGGGACGGCTGGTGGTCGTGTGCGACGAGCCGCCGCCGGACCGGCACGTCGTGGTCGCCGAGCGGGCGGCGTCCGCGCTCGCGGTGCACCGGCTGGTCGCGCGCGAGGCGGACAGCCTGGAGCGGCAGGCGCACCGCGCGGTGCTGGCGGAGCTGATGACCTCGCCCGCCCCGTCCACCGAACTGCTGGCCCGCGCGGCCGCGCTGGGCTCGCCGTTGTCCGGGCGGCTGGTGGGCGTCGCGGTCCGGCCGCGGATGACCGCGTCGCAACGGCAGGCGGCGTCCGCGCCGACCGTGCTGCGGGACCTCGCCGAGACCGTCTCCCTGGCCACCCGCCGGGCGAAGGTCTCCGCGCTCGTGGCGGTCGTCGACGACGTCAGCGTGCGTGCGCTGCTGTCGCTGTCGCCGCAGGCCAACGTCGACGCGGTGCTGCGGCGGCTGTCCGCCGAGCTGCGGGCCCGCCCGACGTCGGTGCCCGTGGTCCTGGCGGTCGGCACGGTGGTGGACAGCGCCGCCGACGCCCGCCGCAGCCTGGTCGAGGCCGCCCACGTCGCCGCGGCGGCGCTGCGCTCGGACACCGACCGCGAGGTCCACCGGCTGCAGGACGTCCGCCTGCGCGGGCTGCTGCACCTGCTCGCCGACGACGAGCGCGTGCGGGCCTTCGCCGAGCGCGAGCTGGGCCCGCTGTTGTCGCGGGACGCGGCATCGGGCACCCGGCTGGTGCAGGCCCTGCGGCACTACTGCGAGCACGGCGGCAACAAGTCCGCCGCGGCCGCGGCCGCGCACACCTCCCGCACCGCCTACTACCAGCAGCTCGCCCGCATCGAGCAGGTGCTCGGCGTGCCGCTGGAGGACCCTGAATCGATGCTGTCGCTCTACCTCGCGCTGCTGGCCCATGATCTTTTCGACGATCACCCGAACCGGTAA
- a CDS encoding TIGR03842 family LLM class F420-dependent oxidoreductase, which translates to MDFGVVLQTDPPAREVVRLMKAAEDCGFGYGWTFDSVVLWQEPFVIYSQILAATSAMTVGPMVTSPGTRDWSVLASLFATLNDMFGNRTVCGIGRGDSAHRVIGKRPSTLATVRDAMHAIKELAEGREVVLGDTPVRIPWVRGGRLEMWMAGYGPKALQLAGEHADGFILQCADPAIAEWTIGSVREAARAAGRDPAGITICVAAPAYVGDDLPHQRDQLRWFGGMVGNHVADLVARYGESGLVPHELTDYIRERQGYDYAHHGKAGNPSTDFVPDEIVDRFCLTGPAGAHVARLQELAALGVDQFAVYLMHDQREQTLHAYGEQIIGKLG; encoded by the coding sequence ATGGACTTCGGTGTGGTGCTGCAGACGGATCCGCCCGCGCGTGAGGTGGTCCGGCTGATGAAGGCGGCAGAGGACTGCGGGTTCGGCTACGGCTGGACGTTCGACTCCGTGGTGCTGTGGCAGGAGCCGTTCGTCATCTACTCGCAGATCCTGGCCGCCACCTCGGCGATGACGGTCGGGCCGATGGTCACCAGCCCGGGCACCCGGGACTGGTCGGTGCTCGCGTCGTTGTTCGCCACGCTCAACGACATGTTCGGCAACCGCACTGTGTGCGGGATCGGGCGCGGCGACTCGGCGCACCGGGTGATCGGCAAGCGACCGTCCACATTGGCCACGGTCCGGGACGCGATGCACGCGATCAAGGAGCTGGCCGAGGGCAGGGAGGTGGTGCTCGGCGACACCCCGGTGCGGATCCCGTGGGTGCGCGGCGGGCGGCTGGAGATGTGGATGGCCGGGTACGGGCCGAAGGCGCTGCAATTGGCGGGTGAGCACGCGGACGGGTTCATCCTGCAGTGCGCGGACCCGGCGATCGCGGAGTGGACCATCGGCTCGGTCCGCGAGGCGGCCAGGGCGGCGGGACGGGACCCGGCCGGCATCACGATCTGCGTCGCGGCGCCCGCGTACGTCGGGGACGACCTGCCGCACCAGCGCGACCAGCTGCGGTGGTTCGGCGGGATGGTCGGCAACCACGTCGCCGACCTGGTGGCCCGCTACGGCGAGTCCGGCCTGGTGCCGCACGAGCTGACCGACTACATCCGCGAGCGGCAGGGCTACGACTACGCCCACCACGGCAAGGCGGGCAACCCGTCGACCGACTTCGTCCCGGACGAGATCGTCGACCGGTTCTGCCTGACCGGCCCCGCGGGGGCGCACGTCGCGCGGCTGCAGGAACTGGCCGCCCTGGGGGTCGACCAGTTCGCCGTGTACCTGATGCACGACCAGCGCGAACAGACGCTGCACGCCTACGGCGAGCAGATCATCGGCAAGCTGGGATGA